The following coding sequences are from one Seonamhaeicola sp. ML3 window:
- a CDS encoding T9SS type B sorting domain-containing protein, which yields MNKTTYVRFSICLVLFLVGLQMFSQNYVPFTPRFDQDLKGDIVLIGNNILGPDNNAFNNNSVYNHNVDMRYIDIDSDPTTFSSSSADLVIPNPGCYRIVHAGLYWGAVTNGPEPITDVKFSGPLGGYTDITGTVIFEANGSSVDGGDSFSYACYADVTSIVTSFATDLGTYTIANVSSAQGQTSTFSPFNGTGYSAGWSLFIVYEDPTVPGKSITSFDGFSAISVPGANPNLDIPVSGFRTVPAPAPVRANFAFATLEGDKPILGDRLLLNGTRLSAADRLETNFFNSSVTQLSALPVNNRNPNSTNTLGFDTGVMVVPNPGNTIIANDDTSAVVRLETSGDTFFPYFFALAVDIIEPNIVLTKIVEDISGNNIGGQVVNLGDELNYVIGFQNTGNDNATDFTIRDILPTNIVFNYPADIVSLPAGVTVDSYNPVTREIVFRIDDSVVEEFDPVLEIRFRVTVVANCSLLDDACSNIINNQAYATYNGTLNPSFTISDDPSINSNTGCLLTPGATNFLSDLNCQFREDVILCGDNVELRAGDGYDAYTWSSSPTGTPVIGTGQTLTVNAIGTYYVHNEAIAPCQSIDQIFDVITYGAGVPNPVIPFADQVVVCPNDGKELPNFFLCGANDSRYIQTGITDTSSMIWERLDESSCAAVLNQDCANEDAACTWNQVATGPDYLIEGAGQYRLTLNYTGGCFNQYYFNVYENVLVPTVSSRDIICTTPGEIVIGGVPSGYEYSIDGVNYQVSNTFSVTTAGIYTAFIRQIGVSPNPCIFQVPDIQIRERDFTVSTTINQPLCFGELGSVVLAANDVRPQYFFSIYQGGTLVNSVGPITSNNYTFSNLNPGTYTVNISTEDGCTYSGDIDIIEPPLLTATAAITQPLTCTNGEITVYPNGGTPPYFYFVNSTTSFQTVPTIDVSTAGTYNITVVDSNNCSTDVSIDIDAVNQPDFNISTTDISCAEDPNSGGITINVLNANGNTLRYSIDNGVTYSNSPVFNGLTAGSYDVVVEYTFDSDVCETVPQNITITSATAIDGTATLTTPFTCNTNGVITVSGVTGGTTPYTYSIDGINYQLGNVFSGLTDGTYTISIRDASSCTFITAPVVIDPLNPPTDLDFSHTTLSCPANTTTVTVNATGGTVPLEYQIIAPAGSITPYQSGNSFSGLSPGTYTFQVRDANNCKYAETYTVTPLPPVTVDMVLTKDLDCTASPDAIITGSVAGGTAPYSYSVSYNSGGYGASTSITGTTFTYTTPNDGTYEFEVTDSRGCTVQSGVIIVAAISLPEITSVVQTQDILCHGDNNAAIDVTINNTVGTPPFTINVNNDTTATNYGTQTSGLTAGTYTITLTDAKSCTDTETIVISEPSPINVTHSSVDITCGAGGVSFGSVIIDNVTGGTAPYNYFVTGTNGYSNSELNTTGTTSVSFNVVDFGLYQINVVDSNGCSVLIQDVLVASPPDDLDININTTVDCTTGGTAVVNIGTSLVSTGPFYFDIYTGVIPPPPPGGTWVAEDAPGSQSATFTGLTPGLTYTFIVYDTATNCSYYETASASVPTNSTLTTSALTSNNITCVGSADGNVSFTVNSIYASSVDITYEIFNSLSLISTGVSGTGTIPAGASISVSNLGPLPFGTYYVSITETSGPNAGCGVITIPFNITESARDLNISASIDRNANCNPNSGLISAVAQDGTAPYVFQITTSSSAPAITDPSWNSSNTFNVNANTYYVHVKDAYNCVRTTSAIVLPADPEPVVAATLTNQCTVTEGNFEVDVTLTAIGIAPYSYSIDGGAYQTRTAPFTLTNLSSGVHTIEVQDANGCGNMVSVNIAPPVDIVPTLTVLPTCNNNDGEITVTGNGGSGTYNYSISPNPVSISLTSNVFSGVPSGTYTVTITDAVTTCSADATIIVPEANPLTFTTTTTPVTCFGDNNGSISININGYSGPYTYEVFDSSSASVFGLVAANTSTNPHIISGLSADNYTITVIETASPFCSTSSGTISVGGPPSALTLVASETSNVTCDNDKGTITAVASGGWGDYQYELTGTSTIAYSNNATFTDLSAGAYIVNVRDAGGCVASYNITLDLPTPINATIAASPSTLACFDDDNATITVTSISGGQGNNYSYVLNMVAPTVSSSGPQTSNIFTNLSAGTYNVTVNDGFNCEFTTANIVITEPTQLEASLVKATSQTCTTDATLTLSATGGTGNYEYSNTSSFTAILGTFSSSTSFSVTPGDYMYYVRDANGCVSGVSNQIAIDPLPALTLDLDTSNATINCSGDTTGVIVANAQGGLGSYIYTLQDTLGNPIPATQTTPGVFTDLPVGDYQIRVESGDCLFTSSTVAISEPNLQLQVTFNVSDVSCSGENNGILEILATGGTGILKYAISPQLNQFFDTPIFEDLAPGNYQAIAQDELGCFVLFDFTIDEPLPVMITIVPNSLIPEVCEGDMNGEFSIDISGGTLPYSIALDDPNGTYITGTATQTIFDFTGLSGGDHLVYVRDAEGCESEWNITFPESVLLDPEVRVEYCTDVTDAMSNAVTVTVDESVDVSQLDYSLDGINYQTSNVFIDVPAGLNKTITVRHTNGCQQEVLFDVNQYQPLQIALDDGQGINEIEARASGGSGNYEFAVQRVNETSFEPYQDTGTFIIYESGEYTVTVTDSNGCVATASRFFEFVDVCVTNYFVPANGGWGPGCTSQYRNLTFDIFDRYGRKIATLGVDDKWDGTYNGKELPSGDYWYVVKLNDTTDDRSFVGHFTLYR from the coding sequence CAACTTTTAGTCCGTTTAACGGAACTGGATACTCGGCCGGCTGGTCCTTATTCATTGTTTATGAAGACCCGACAGTTCCGGGTAAATCTATTACAAGTTTTGATGGTTTTAGTGCTATTAGTGTTCCTGGAGCAAATCCAAACTTAGATATTCCCGTTTCAGGATTTAGAACAGTACCAGCACCAGCACCAGTAAGAGCAAACTTTGCCTTTGCAACATTAGAGGGAGATAAGCCAATTTTAGGAGACCGTCTTTTACTTAATGGAACTAGACTATCAGCTGCCGATAGGCTAGAGACTAACTTTTTTAATAGTTCGGTAACACAATTGAGTGCTTTGCCTGTAAATAATAGAAATCCAAATAGTACTAATACATTAGGTTTTGATACAGGTGTAATGGTAGTTCCAAATCCTGGAAACACAATTATAGCCAATGATGATACCTCTGCTGTTGTGAGATTAGAAACATCGGGAGATACATTCTTTCCATACTTTTTCGCTTTAGCAGTTGATATTATAGAGCCCAATATTGTGTTAACTAAAATTGTTGAAGATATATCTGGAAATAATATTGGTGGTCAGGTAGTAAACCTGGGCGATGAACTTAATTATGTAATTGGCTTTCAGAATACAGGAAATGATAACGCTACTGATTTTACTATAAGAGACATTCTTCCTACAAACATTGTATTTAACTATCCAGCAGATATTGTATCATTGCCCGCAGGAGTAACCGTAGACAGTTATAATCCAGTTACAAGAGAAATTGTTTTTAGAATAGACGATTCTGTTGTTGAAGAATTTGATCCCGTATTGGAAATAAGGTTCAGGGTAACCGTTGTAGCAAACTGTAGTTTATTGGATGATGCTTGTTCTAATATCATCAATAATCAGGCTTATGCAACTTATAATGGTACCTTAAACCCAAGTTTTACAATATCAGATGACCCTAGTATTAATAGCAATACAGGATGTTTACTCACGCCTGGAGCGACCAATTTTCTTTCCGATTTAAATTGTCAATTCAGAGAAGATGTTATACTCTGTGGTGACAATGTAGAGTTAAGAGCTGGTGATGGTTATGATGCATATACTTGGTCTTCAAGCCCTACTGGGACACCAGTAATAGGTACTGGGCAAACACTTACAGTAAATGCTATAGGAACTTATTATGTTCATAATGAGGCTATTGCACCTTGTCAATCAATCGATCAAATTTTTGATGTGATTACTTATGGAGCTGGCGTTCCAAATCCTGTAATTCCATTTGCAGACCAAGTCGTTGTTTGTCCAAATGACGGTAAAGAATTACCAAATTTCTTTCTATGTGGTGCCAATGACTCAAGATATATTCAAACAGGGATTACAGATACCTCCTCTATGATATGGGAACGATTAGACGAATCGAGCTGTGCTGCTGTACTAAACCAAGATTGTGCAAACGAAGATGCTGCATGTACTTGGAATCAGGTAGCCACAGGACCAGATTATCTAATAGAGGGTGCAGGACAATATAGATTAACGCTTAATTATACTGGAGGGTGTTTTAATCAATACTACTTTAATGTTTACGAAAATGTATTAGTACCAACGGTATCTTCAAGAGATATTATCTGTACAACTCCTGGAGAGATAGTAATTGGAGGTGTGCCTAGTGGTTATGAGTATAGTATTGATGGTGTTAATTACCAAGTGAGTAATACATTTTCGGTAACGACTGCTGGTATTTATACAGCATTCATTAGACAAATAGGCGTTTCTCCAAATCCTTGTATCTTTCAGGTGCCGGATATTCAGATAAGAGAACGGGACTTTACGGTATCTACTACTATTAATCAGCCTTTGTGTTTTGGTGAATTAGGAAGTGTAGTACTTGCAGCTAATGATGTAAGGCCACAATACTTCTTTTCAATCTATCAGGGAGGCACTTTAGTAAATAGTGTAGGACCAATTACGTCTAATAATTATACATTTAGTAACCTCAATCCGGGAACATATACAGTAAATATTTCAACAGAAGACGGTTGTACCTACTCAGGTGATATCGATATTATTGAACCGCCTTTATTAACTGCTACAGCAGCCATAACACAACCTTTAACTTGTACAAATGGTGAAATAACAGTGTATCCAAACGGAGGAACACCACCATATTTCTACTTCGTAAATAGTACGACGTCATTCCAAACGGTACCAACAATAGATGTTTCAACTGCAGGAACTTACAATATTACAGTTGTCGATTCTAATAACTGTTCTACAGATGTTTCTATAGATATTGATGCGGTTAATCAGCCAGATTTTAATATATCGACAACAGATATATCATGTGCTGAAGACCCCAATAGTGGAGGTATAACTATCAATGTTTTGAATGCCAATGGTAACACATTAAGGTATAGTATCGACAATGGAGTAACCTATTCTAACTCACCAGTATTTAATGGTTTAACCGCTGGGAGTTATGATGTTGTTGTTGAATACACATTTGATTCTGATGTATGTGAAACGGTTCCCCAAAACATCACTATTACTTCGGCAACTGCTATAGATGGTACAGCTACTCTGACCACACCTTTTACGTGTAACACCAATGGTGTTATCACTGTTTCTGGTGTAACGGGAGGAACAACACCTTATACATACAGTATTGACGGAATCAACTATCAACTTGGTAATGTTTTTAGTGGTTTAACAGATGGGACATATACTATCTCTATAAGAGATGCCAGTAGTTGTACATTTATAACTGCTCCAGTCGTTATTGACCCATTAAATCCTCCAACCGATTTAGATTTTAGTCATACAACTTTAAGTTGTCCTGCAAATACAACTACAGTCACTGTAAACGCTACGGGAGGGACTGTTCCTTTAGAATATCAAATTATTGCACCCGCTGGTTCTATAACGCCATATCAGTCTGGTAATTCATTCTCGGGATTGTCTCCTGGAACATATACTTTCCAAGTTAGGGATGCCAATAATTGTAAATATGCAGAGACATACACGGTTACACCATTACCGCCGGTTACGGTCGATATGGTATTGACCAAAGATTTAGATTGTACAGCTTCCCCAGATGCTATCATTACAGGATCAGTTGCTGGAGGTACAGCACCATACAGTTATTCGGTATCTTATAACAGTGGCGGTTACGGAGCGTCAACTAGCATAACAGGTACTACTTTTACTTATACCACACCAAATGATGGTACCTACGAATTTGAGGTTACAGATTCAAGAGGGTGTACTGTTCAATCAGGAGTCATAATTGTGGCTGCTATATCATTACCCGAAATTACTTCGGTTGTTCAAACTCAGGATATTTTATGTCATGGTGACAATAATGCAGCTATAGATGTAACCATAAATAATACGGTTGGAACTCCGCCATTCACCATTAATGTAAATAATGATACAACAGCAACAAATTATGGGACACAAACCTCTGGTTTAACTGCGGGAACTTATACCATTACCTTGACAGATGCTAAATCTTGTACAGATACAGAAACTATTGTTATTTCTGAACCATCTCCTATTAATGTTACACACTCTTCGGTAGATATTACGTGTGGAGCAGGAGGGGTTTCTTTTGGTTCTGTTATTATTGACAATGTTACAGGAGGAACAGCACCATATAATTATTTTGTAACCGGTACTAACGGTTATTCGAATTCTGAGCTTAATACCACTGGTACAACCTCAGTGTCGTTTAATGTTGTTGATTTCGGACTATACCAAATAAACGTTGTAGATAGTAATGGATGTTCTGTGCTAATTCAGGATGTTCTCGTAGCCTCGCCACCAGATGACTTAGATATAAATATCAATACTACGGTAGATTGTACAACAGGAGGTACTGCAGTTGTAAATATTGGAACTTCTTTGGTAAGTACTGGTCCGTTTTACTTCGATATCTATACGGGCGTTATTCCGCCTCCGCCACCCGGTGGTACATGGGTTGCCGAAGACGCACCCGGAAGTCAGTCTGCTACTTTTACAGGGTTAACACCCGGCTTGACCTATACATTTATAGTTTATGATACCGCTACCAATTGTAGTTACTATGAAACTGCATCGGCATCTGTACCAACAAATTCAACATTAACAACTTCAGCATTAACTTCAAATAATATTACTTGTGTTGGTAGTGCAGATGGAAATGTATCTTTTACGGTTAATAGCATATATGCCTCTTCGGTAGATATAACTTATGAAATATTTAATTCATTATCATTAATCTCAACTGGAGTAAGCGGCACAGGAACAATTCCTGCAGGAGCTTCTATATCTGTTTCTAATCTTGGACCATTGCCATTTGGCACTTATTATGTTTCGATAACAGAAACTTCTGGTCCAAATGCAGGTTGTGGTGTAATCACTATACCATTTAATATCACAGAATCGGCTAGAGATTTAAATATATCGGCATCTATTGATAGAAATGCTAATTGTAATCCTAATTCTGGGCTAATTAGTGCCGTTGCACAAGATGGAACAGCACCGTACGTATTCCAAATTACAACTAGTTCTTCAGCACCAGCTATAACAGATCCATCGTGGAATTCATCAAATACGTTTAATGTAAATGCCAATACATATTATGTACACGTAAAGGATGCTTATAATTGTGTAAGAACAACTTCTGCAATTGTTTTACCGGCAGATCCAGAACCTGTTGTTGCTGCAACTTTAACTAATCAATGTACCGTAACTGAAGGGAACTTTGAAGTTGATGTAACATTGACTGCAATAGGAATAGCGCCGTATAGTTATAGTATTGATGGAGGGGCTTACCAGACTCGAACAGCTCCATTTACGTTAACTAATTTATCCTCTGGGGTTCATACTATTGAAGTTCAGGATGCCAACGGCTGTGGTAATATGGTTTCTGTTAATATAGCTCCCCCGGTAGATATTGTTCCAACACTTACGGTTTTACCAACTTGTAATAACAATGATGGAGAAATTACCGTAACAGGTAATGGAGGTTCTGGCACGTATAACTATAGTATTAGCCCTAATCCAGTTTCAATAAGTTTAACCAGTAACGTTTTTTCAGGAGTGCCCTCGGGGACATATACTGTAACAATAACAGATGCTGTAACAACATGTTCTGCAGATGCCACTATTATAGTTCCTGAAGCCAACCCATTAACATTTACAACTACAACAACTCCTGTTACCTGTTTTGGAGATAACAATGGTTCTATTTCAATTAATATAAATGGTTATTCTGGACCTTATACCTATGAAGTTTTTGATAGTTCTAGTGCTTCAGTATTCGGTCTTGTTGCTGCAAATACAAGTACAAACCCACATATAATTTCAGGCTTATCAGCCGATAATTATACAATTACTGTTATTGAAACAGCAAGTCCGTTTTGTTCAACAAGTTCAGGGACAATTAGTGTTGGAGGACCTCCAAGTGCACTGACGCTAGTAGCTTCAGAAACTTCTAATGTAACTTGTGATAACGATAAGGGAACAATTACTGCAGTCGCTAGTGGCGGATGGGGAGATTACCAATACGAATTAACAGGTACTTCAACAATAGCGTATTCCAATAATGCCACATTTACAGATTTATCTGCCGGGGCTTACATTGTTAATGTTCGTGATGCCGGTGGTTGTGTTGCTTCGTATAATATCACACTAGATTTACCAACTCCTATTAATGCTACTATAGCAGCATCACCATCAACCTTAGCTTGTTTTGATGATGATAATGCAACAATAACTGTAACAAGTATATCAGGTGGACAAGGCAATAATTATAGTTATGTGTTGAATATGGTTGCTCCAACAGTGAGTTCATCAGGGCCACAAACATCAAATATATTTACAAATTTAAGTGCGGGAACTTACAATGTAACCGTTAACGATGGCTTTAATTGTGAATTTACAACGGCAAACATCGTTATAACAGAGCCTACTCAGCTCGAAGCTAGTTTAGTTAAAGCTACATCTCAAACCTGTACTACAGATGCTACGCTTACCTTAAGCGCCACAGGAGGAACAGGAAATTATGAGTACAGTAATACATCAAGTTTTACTGCAATTTTAGGAACATTTAGTTCATCGACTTCATTTTCCGTTACTCCCGGAGATTATATGTATTATGTTCGAGATGCCAATGGGTGCGTATCTGGAGTTTCAAATCAAATAGCGATAGATCCATTACCTGCTTTAACTTTAGATTTAGACACTTCAAACGCTACGATAAACTGTTCTGGAGATACAACGGGAGTTATTGTTGCTAATGCTCAAGGCGGTTTGGGAAGTTATATTTATACACTACAAGATACTTTAGGAAATCCAATTCCAGCCACTCAAACAACACCAGGAGTATTTACAGATTTACCTGTTGGAGATTACCAGATAAGGGTAGAAAGTGGCGACTGTTTATTTACATCGTCAACAGTAGCAATTTCAGAACCAAATTTACAGCTTCAAGTAACTTTTAACGTATCTGATGTGAGTTGTAGTGGAGAGAATAACGGTATATTAGAGATACTCGCAACAGGAGGTACAGGAATTCTTAAATATGCCATTTCACCTCAATTGAATCAGTTTTTTGATACACCAATATTCGAAGATTTAGCTCCAGGAAATTATCAAGCCATAGCGCAAGACGAACTAGGGTGTTTTGTATTGTTTGATTTTACTATAGATGAACCTTTACCGGTGATGATTACCATAGTACCAAACTCCTTAATTCCTGAGGTCTGTGAAGGCGATATGAATGGTGAGTTTAGTATTGATATTTCGGGAGGGACACTTCCTTACAGTATAGCTTTAGATGATCCGAATGGTACTTACATAACAGGTACTGCAACTCAAACAATATTTGATTTTACAGGTTTAAGTGGTGGTGACCATCTTGTTTATGTAAGAGATGCTGAAGGTTGTGAATCTGAATGGAATATCACTTTTCCAGAATCGGTTCTTCTCGACCCTGAGGTACGTGTAGAGTATTGTACCGATGTTACTGATGCCATGAGTAATGCAGTTACGGTAACAGTAGACGAGAGTGTAGATGTTTCTCAGCTAGATTATTCTTTGGATGGTATTAATTATCAAACCAGTAATGTTTTTATAGATGTGCCTGCAGGTTTAAACAAGACAATAACAGTTAGACATACTAATGGTTGTCAGCAGGAGGTTTTGTTTGATGTGAATCAATATCAGCCTTTACAAATAGCACTAGACGATGGACAGGGTATTAATGAAATAGAGGCAAGAGCTAGCGGTGGTTCTGGTAATTATGAATTTGCTGTTCAACGTGTTAATGAAACCAGTTTTGAACCTTACCAAGATACAGGAACATTCATAATTTATGAGTCAGGAGAGTATACGGTAACTGTTACCGATAGTAATGGTTGTGTTGCTACTGCTTCAAGATTCTTTGAATTTGTAGATGTATGTGTTACAAACTATTTCGTACCAGCTAATGGCGGATGGGGACCGGGTTGTACATCACAGTACAGAAATTTAACATTCGATATTTTTGATCGATATGGAAGGAAAATAGCAACCCTAGGAGTAGATGATAAATGGGATGGAACATACAATGGTAAAGAATTGCCATCGGGTGATTATTGGTATGTTGTTAAGTTAAACGACACAACAGATGACAGGAGTTTTGTTGGTCATTTTACCCTTTACAGGTAG
- a CDS encoding type IX secretion system membrane protein PorP/SprF translates to MQKLVTYLLFFTAVLSYGQELNLPVFTQYLADNNFVIAPTYAGIGDNVKIRANGLTQWVGIKGAPDNQSVYGDIRIADRSGVGLSFYSDRNGNTIQSGAKFSFAHHLTLDYYSKIYLSLGISYNLNNFRIDINNFNTTHEAPIIDPLVTDDRRNTNHNFDLGALFRWKAFFMSLNINNVLDKDFDSSIRFKEPNLLLNYQIYTGYTFRGPKKSGLEFEPSIFYQMFTSDKRSATDLNFKFRKYNRNDDYFWGGISYRFLNDQLLKPLNIGPMVGFKKSIFYFGYAYQITTNDLSAYNSGTHVITVGIDFLQGISNCPCTQDPVHH, encoded by the coding sequence ATGCAAAAGTTAGTTACATATTTATTGTTTTTCACGGCAGTTTTAAGTTACGGCCAAGAATTAAATTTACCTGTATTTACTCAGTATCTGGCAGATAATAACTTTGTAATAGCACCAACATATGCCGGTATTGGGGACAATGTAAAAATTCGGGCCAACGGACTAACGCAATGGGTTGGTATAAAAGGAGCTCCAGATAATCAATCGGTTTATGGAGATATACGAATCGCCGATAGATCGGGGGTAGGTTTATCATTCTACAGTGATAGAAATGGTAACACCATCCAATCTGGAGCAAAGTTTTCTTTTGCGCATCATCTTACATTAGATTATTATTCAAAAATTTATCTGTCGTTAGGTATTTCTTATAACCTGAATAATTTTCGGATAGATATTAATAACTTCAACACAACTCACGAAGCGCCAATTATAGATCCGCTAGTTACAGACGATAGAAGAAATACAAATCATAACTTCGATTTAGGGGCTTTATTCCGTTGGAAAGCTTTCTTTATGAGTTTAAACATAAACAATGTATTGGATAAGGATTTCGATTCGTCAATACGGTTCAAGGAACCTAATTTACTGTTAAACTATCAAATCTATACTGGTTACACATTTAGGGGCCCAAAAAAATCTGGACTTGAGTTCGAACCTTCTATATTCTATCAAATGTTTACCAGTGATAAGCGATCGGCAACAGATTTAAATTTTAAATTCCGAAAGTATAATAGAAACGATGATTATTTCTGGGGAGGTATATCTTATAGGTTCTTGAACGACCAACTTCTTAAGCCTTTAAATATAGGTCCTATGGTGGGGTTCAAGAAATCGATATTTTATTTTGGCTACGCCTACCAGATTACCACCAACGATTTATCTGCCTATAATTCCGGAACTCATGTTATTACTGTGGGGATAGACTTTTTACAAGGTATAAGTAATTGTCCTTGTACTCAAGACCCTGTACATCACTAA